The following coding sequences lie in one Halorarum halophilum genomic window:
- a CDS encoding outer membrane protein assembly factor BamB family protein — translation MPSMTRRGALGVLAGAVGGTAGCAGLRGEGSPPIQRSWYTGIRDPSSVATTGAGHLIAGSHSPFRDRPIVAGLDIRTGETTWTVTVAKGEKSPIGVGNGRAYAISKAETMVAVDAAMGDTVWQRPLAPIDDADPGVVEFAPIPLDDRIVVPISGTEDDVPDRLVGVARADGETLFTHPLPASLSGAPGATSGGVVAPLVDGRVLFLDRTEAVEWTREIGAPLSAVGAADGTAYLGAATEELLALDTATGSVAWRGSLANTVFARPLVTEERVYVGGADYTLRAFDVASGQQVWRDDLGNAVTHGPMQVGDRLVTLVGGTHRIRGPSGSIPFSPTELYIHEQDGTRVRAVPLDGRPFEDGGSVEWAQAAGETVYLGHTFGLTRIAPEAITDA, via the coding sequence ATGCCCTCCATGACACGCCGTGGTGCCCTCGGCGTCTTAGCCGGCGCCGTCGGCGGCACCGCCGGCTGTGCCGGTCTCCGTGGTGAGGGATCGCCCCCGATCCAGCGGTCGTGGTATACGGGAATTCGCGACCCCTCGTCCGTCGCCACGACCGGCGCCGGTCATCTCATTGCCGGCTCGCACAGTCCCTTCCGGGATCGACCGATCGTCGCCGGCCTGGATATCCGGACCGGTGAGACCACCTGGACGGTGACAGTCGCGAAAGGCGAAAAATCACCTATCGGCGTCGGTAACGGGCGGGCCTACGCCATCTCGAAGGCCGAAACGATGGTTGCCGTCGATGCGGCTATGGGTGACACCGTCTGGCAGCGCCCACTCGCGCCGATCGACGATGCCGATCCCGGGGTCGTCGAGTTTGCCCCGATTCCCCTCGATGACCGCATCGTGGTCCCGATCTCCGGCACCGAGGATGACGTGCCAGACCGGTTGGTCGGAGTCGCCCGTGCAGACGGTGAGACGCTTTTTACCCACCCCTTGCCCGCGTCGCTGTCGGGTGCTCCCGGCGCGACGTCCGGTGGTGTTGTTGCACCCCTGGTCGACGGCCGTGTGCTCTTCCTCGACCGGACCGAGGCGGTGGAATGGACTCGGGAAATCGGCGCTCCGCTGTCAGCGGTTGGAGCCGCTGATGGGACCGCATATCTCGGCGCCGCCACAGAGGAATTGCTGGCGCTAGACACCGCGACCGGAAGCGTCGCTTGGCGCGGCTCGCTGGCCAACACTGTGTTCGCACGACCGTTAGTGACCGAAGAGCGAGTGTACGTCGGCGGTGCTGACTACACCCTCCGAGCATTCGACGTAGCCTCGGGTCAGCAGGTATGGCGCGATGACCTCGGGAACGCCGTGACCCACGGGCCGATGCAGGTCGGCGACCGCCTGGTGACGCTGGTCGGCGGAACCCACCGCATCCGTGGCCCAAGCGGCAGTATCCCGTTCAGCCCAACCGAGCTCTACATCCACGAACAGGACGGCACGCGTGTCCGGGCAGTCCCGCTCGATGGCAGACCCTTCGAGGACGGCGGCAGTGTCGAATGGGCACAGGCGGCCGGCGAGACCGTCTATCTGGGACACACGTTCGGCCTGACACGGATCGCTCCGGAGGCGATCACCGATGCGTGA